A genomic region of Streptosporangium lutulentum contains the following coding sequences:
- a CDS encoding FecCD family ABC transporter permease, whose amino-acid sequence MTSSPERLVYGRSLRIGPASWLLRLRSAVVALILLASVVLLMALTMRIGDIPMSVPEVFQAITGGGSNHFVVMELRLPRALTGALVGAALALAGAITQAIARNPLASPDILGVTTGASVTVVAITVMAGSTGGGVSGALAGVGVPLAALLGGLIGALTVYLLAWRRGMDGYRLVLVGIGVSAVCTNVKYWLLTVGDVTDTGKAMVWITGSLNGRGWEHVVPVTLALAVLIPLTLLGTRSLGALRFGDDTVTGLGVRMNLARGLMILAAVLLAATATASAGPIAFVALAAPQIALRLAGVAQPPLVVSALVGATLTTAADLVSRTLFSPVELPVGVVTAVLGAPYLIYLLIRVRREARS is encoded by the coding sequence GTGACGTCCTCCCCGGAAAGGCTCGTGTACGGGCGGTCGCTGCGGATCGGCCCCGCCTCCTGGCTGCTCCGCCTGCGCTCCGCCGTCGTGGCCCTGATCCTGCTGGCCTCCGTGGTGCTGCTGATGGCGCTCACCATGCGCATCGGCGACATCCCGATGAGCGTCCCCGAGGTGTTCCAGGCGATCACCGGTGGCGGCTCCAACCACTTCGTCGTCATGGAGCTCCGCCTTCCCCGCGCGCTGACCGGCGCCCTCGTCGGCGCGGCGCTCGCCCTGGCAGGAGCGATCACCCAGGCCATCGCCCGCAACCCGCTGGCCAGCCCCGACATCCTCGGCGTCACCACCGGTGCCAGCGTGACCGTGGTCGCGATCACCGTGATGGCGGGAAGCACCGGGGGCGGGGTCAGCGGCGCCCTGGCCGGGGTGGGCGTACCTCTGGCGGCCCTGCTCGGCGGGCTGATCGGGGCGCTGACCGTCTACCTGCTGGCCTGGCGCCGGGGCATGGACGGCTACCGCCTGGTGCTGGTGGGCATCGGCGTCTCCGCCGTCTGCACCAACGTCAAGTACTGGCTGCTGACCGTCGGGGACGTCACCGACACCGGCAAGGCCATGGTCTGGATCACCGGCTCGCTGAACGGCCGGGGCTGGGAACACGTGGTCCCGGTCACGCTGGCGCTCGCCGTCCTCATCCCGCTGACCCTGCTCGGCACCCGCTCGCTCGGCGCGCTGCGCTTCGGCGACGACACCGTGACCGGTCTGGGCGTGCGGATGAACCTCGCCAGGGGCCTGATGATCCTCGCGGCCGTCCTGCTCGCGGCGACGGCGACCGCCTCGGCCGGGCCCATCGCGTTCGTGGCCCTGGCCGCCCCGCAGATCGCGCTACGCCTGGCGGGGGTGGCACAACCCCCGCTGGTCGTCTCGGCCCTGGTCGGAGCCACCCTGACCACCGCCGCCGACCTGGTCTCGCGAACCCTGTTCAGTCCCGTCGAGCTGCCGGTGGGCGTGGTCACCGCGGTCCTCGGCGCCCCCTATCTGATCTATCTCCTCATCCGTGTGCGCAGAGAGGCACGATCTTGA
- a CDS encoding FecCD family ABC transporter permease — protein MSTAVTTRTSFSGRAVRAVRRHRLLVLSGLLAALVVTVALSIAIGAKSVPPAEVWHALTTPTGTENDIIVRSLRIPRTAIGVLAGVALGVAGALMQGHTRNPLADPGLLGVTQGAGFAMVLSIMVLGVTSLYGYIWFGMAGALLASAGVFALGMAGGRSSPTPVTLALAGTAVSAFLYALTSAMILMDEQAMDVFRFWQSGSIATRGADVAWQVLPFIAAGLLLALINAPGLNALSLGEDVARALGQNVTLTRVTGIAAITLLSGASVAACGALSFLGLIVPHLARPLSGPDHRWLLPYSGLIGAAALLLTDVIGRVVARPGELEVGVVLALVGAPFFITLVRRRKPVRL, from the coding sequence GTGAGTACCGCGGTAACCACGCGGACGTCGTTTTCCGGCAGGGCCGTCCGGGCGGTTCGCCGGCATCGCCTGCTCGTGCTGTCGGGACTGCTCGCGGCCCTCGTCGTGACAGTCGCGCTCAGCATCGCGATAGGCGCGAAATCCGTCCCCCCGGCCGAGGTCTGGCACGCACTGACCACCCCGACCGGCACCGAGAACGACATCATCGTCCGGTCGCTGCGCATCCCCAGGACCGCCATCGGCGTCCTGGCCGGAGTCGCGCTCGGCGTCGCGGGAGCCCTCATGCAGGGCCACACCCGCAACCCGCTGGCGGACCCGGGACTGCTCGGCGTCACCCAGGGCGCGGGGTTCGCGATGGTCCTCAGCATCATGGTGCTCGGTGTCACCAGCCTTTACGGCTACATCTGGTTCGGCATGGCCGGAGCCCTCCTCGCCAGCGCGGGGGTCTTCGCCCTCGGCATGGCCGGTGGCCGGAGCAGCCCCACGCCGGTGACCCTGGCCCTCGCGGGCACCGCGGTCAGCGCCTTCCTCTACGCGCTCACCTCGGCCATGATCCTCATGGACGAGCAGGCCATGGACGTCTTCCGGTTCTGGCAGTCGGGCTCGATCGCGACCAGGGGCGCCGACGTCGCCTGGCAGGTGCTTCCGTTCATCGCCGCCGGCCTGCTCCTGGCTCTGATCAACGCGCCCGGCCTCAACGCGCTCTCCCTCGGCGAGGACGTCGCCCGCGCCCTCGGCCAGAACGTCACCCTGACCCGCGTCACCGGCATCGCCGCCATCACGCTGCTCAGCGGGGCCTCCGTGGCGGCCTGCGGCGCGCTGTCCTTTCTCGGGCTGATCGTCCCGCACCTGGCCCGCCCGCTGTCCGGCCCCGACCACCGCTGGCTGCTGCCGTACTCCGGCCTGATCGGCGCCGCCGCCCTCCTCCTCACGGACGTGATCGGCCGGGTGGTGGCGCGCCCGGGCGAGCTTGAGGTCGGCGTCGTGCTCGCCCTCGTCGGCGCGCCGTTCTTCATCACCCTGGTCCGACGGAGAAAGCCGGTCCGACTGTGA